Proteins from one Camarhynchus parvulus unplaced genomic scaffold, STF_HiC, whole genome shotgun sequence genomic window:
- the LOC115916564 gene encoding LOW QUALITY PROTEIN: zinc finger protein 239-like (The sequence of the model RefSeq protein was modified relative to this genomic sequence to represent the inferred CDS: substituted 1 base at 1 genomic stop codon), which produces MEEKEEPQRCCTRRGCKPSPGSCKKEGPPMCQKGGARSSQSSEMVEKPHKCLECGKGFSRNSHLVRHQMIHTGEQVEQPYKCGECGKTFRDSSNLIRHLRIHTGERPYECYLCKKSFRQSCSLMEHQRIHTGEKPYECLECGKSFGWHSDLIRHRRTHTGERPYECSECGKRFRSKSHVLLHQRTHTDERPFLCPDCGKGFNRNSHLTLHRRIHTGERPYECGECGKSFSSSSGLTQHQRTHQXGKPCECSKCRKSFMNYFNSIPCGDSGACQWGCNASILEGQKQARRNNPLRLGLEEPPSHRPL; this is translated from the coding sequence atggaggagaaggaggagccccagagatgctgcacgaggaggggctgcaaacccagcccagggagctgcaagAAGGAAGGACCCCCTATGTGCCAGAAAGGTGGTGCAAGGtccagccagagctcagagatggtggagaagccccacaagtgcttggaatgtgggaagggcttcagccGGAACTCCCACCTGGTCCGGcaccagatgatccacactggggaacaGGTGGAACAACCCTACaagtgtggggaatgtgggaagacCTTCAGAGACAGCTCCAACCTGATCCGGCACCTgaggatccacactggggaacgGCCCTACGAGTGTTATTTGTGTAAGAAGAGCttcagacagagctgcagcctgatgGAAcaccagaggatccacactggggaaaagCCCTACGAGTGcttggaatgtgggaagagctttggGTGGCACTCCGACCTGATCCGGCACCGGAGAACCCACACTGGcgagaggccctacgagtgttctgagtgtgggaagaggtttcGGAGCAAGTCCCATGTCCTCCTGCATCAGCGGACTCACACAGACGAGAGGCCCTTCCTCTGCCCCgactgtgggaagggcttcaacCGCAACTCCCATCTCACCCTGCACCGGCGCATCCACACCGGGGAGAGGCCCTatgagtgtggggagtgtgggaagagcttctccagcagctcgGGCTTGACCCAACACCAACGGACACACCAGTAAGGGAAGCCCTGTGAATGTTCCAAGTGCAGGAAGAGCTTCATGAACTACTTCAACTCCATCCCCTGTGGAGACTCAGGGGCCTGCCAGTGGGGCTGTAATGCCTCAATTCTGGAGGGGCAGAAACAAGCAAGGAGAAACAACCCTCTGAGGTTAGGGTTAGAGGAGCCTCCCTCCCACAGGCCTCTGTAG